One window from the genome of Pyrus communis chromosome 16, drPyrComm1.1, whole genome shotgun sequence encodes:
- the LOC137721474 gene encoding glycerol-3-phosphate acyltransferase 5-like: MQTHTSSMESIVSELEGTLLRDPDPFSYFMLVAFEASGLIRFAVLLMMWPVIRFLEMIGMEEAGLKLMTFVAVFGVPKSEIESVSRAVLPKFYVDDLDMEAWKVFSSYDKRVVVTKMPRIMVERFVKEHLRADEVIGSELLVNRFGFATGFVKGEVDIYSRVAKLFVDEEQPTLGLGRPSSSGSSFVSLCKEQIHPPFMITNKKHDEQQVLRPLPVIFHDGRLVKRPTPSTALLILLWMPLGISLAFIRLFMGLILPMRAIPYTSQLFGGKVTVKGKPPPPFSGGNSGVLFVCTHRTLMDPVILSTVLKRRIPAVTYSISRLSELLSPIPTVRLTRVRHVDAERIKLELTKGDLVVCPEGTTCREPFLLRFSALFAELTNRIVPVAMNYRVGFFHATTARGWKALDPIFFFMNPRPVYEVTFLNQLPVEATCSSGKSPHDVANYVQRILASTLGFECTNFTRKDKYKVLAGNDGTVSYTSFGDQFRKMVSIFNPKTMKE, encoded by the exons ATGCAAACCCATACTAGCTCAATGGAGTCTATTGTTTCGGAGCTCGAAGGAACACTTCTAAGGGATCCTGACCCCTTCTCTTACTTCATGTTGGTAGCATTTGAGGCGTCAGGTTTGATACGGTTTGCCGTGTTGTTAATGATGTGGCCGGTGATCCGGTTTCTGGAGATGATAGGTATGGAGGAAGCCGGGCTTAAACTGATGActtttgttgctgtttttggTGTTCCGAAATCAGAGATTGAGTCCGTGTCTCGTGCAGTGTTGCCAAAGTTTTACGTGGATGATTTGGATATGGAGGCTTGGAAAGTGTTTAGCTCATATGATAAGAGGGTTGTGGTGACTAAGATGCCAAGGATTATGGTGGAGAGGTTTGTGAAGGAGCATTTGAGAGCTGATGAAGTTATTGGCAGTGAGCTTCTTGTAAACCGATTTGGGTTTGCCACCGGCTTTGTTAAAGGTGAAGTTGACATATACAGTCGAGTGGCCAAGCTGTTTGTGGATGAGGAACAACCGACATTAGGGTTGGGAAGGCCTTCATCATCCGGTTCTTCATTTGTATCCTTATGCAAG GAACAAATCCACCCACCATTTATGATCACCAACAAAAAGCATGATGAACAGCAAGTCCTCCGACCACTCCCGGTGATCTTCCACGACGGCCGACTAGTCAAGCGCCCTACGCCCTCAACCGCCCTCTTAATCCTCCTATGGATGCCCCTAGGCATCTCACTTGCCTTCATTCGCCTATTCATGGGATTGATATTGCCAATGAGGGCTATACCCTACACGTCTCAACTATTTGGTGGTAAAGTCACTGTGAAAGGCAAACCACCACCGCCCTTCTCCGGTGGAAACTCGGGCGTGCTATTCGTCTGCACTCACCGAACCCTAATGGACCCCGTTATACTCTCCACCGTACTCAAACGTAGGATTCCAGCAGTCACATACTCTATCTCTCGACTATCAGAGCTCCTATCCCCAATCCCCACCGTTCGATTAACTCGTGTTCGGCACGTCGATGCTGAGAGAATCAAGCTTGAACTAACCAAAGGGGACTTGGTGGTTTGCCCCGAAGGAACGACGTGCCgtgaaccttttcttttgaggtTTAGTGCACTCTTTGCTGAGCTTACAAACCGAATCGTCCCGGTGGCCATGAACTACAGGGTAGGGTTTTTCCATGCAACGACAGCAAGGGGCTGGAAAGCTTTGGAtcccatattcttcttcatgaACCCTAGGCCAGTTTACGAAGTTACATTCTTGAACCAGTTGCCTGTGGAAGCCACGTGTTCATCTGGGAAAAGCCCTCATGATGTTGCGAATTACGTGCAGAGGATCTTGGCCTCCACGTTGGGGTTTGAGTGCACCAACTTCACAAGGAAGGACAAGTACAAAGTGCTTGCTGGGAACGATGGGACCGTTTCGTATACTTCGTTTGGCGATCAGTTTAGGAAAATGGTGAGTATCTTTAACCCTAAGACGATGAAAGAATAA
- the LOC137719694 gene encoding uncharacterized protein, which translates to MGDKPETQITSSGIASHLKWENPNHPLYLHHSDQPGAVLVPQPLVEDNYGTWVQSMTMALTVKNKLGLVDGTIKKPSEDKHEELQQWNRCNNLVKTWLLGSMSKEISGSVIHCKDARQMWLDLQERFSHVNIVQLFHLENEIHDCVQGTMTVSSYFTKLKSLWDERDVLCSIPACSCETKKEIACYVETQKTMKFLMGLNDSYATVRSNTLLLEPLPTVNKAYSLVLRHERQLEVSNGKGTAQPEAAVFAVKTTNREAESEDHGNRCLKCNKTNHTTKNCRAHLKCTFCGWKGHTFDFCRKRKAAAEVEQGRPSKGNQVMTNAKRDVLPNFPFSQEDCKQILQLLNKSKSSSFVNQVGNSSNSEELSGPTLGEDDWDGI; encoded by the exons ATGGGTGACAAACCAGAAACACAAATAACTTCTTCAGGCATAGCCTCACATCTAAAGTGGGAAAACCCAAACCACCCACTCTATCTCCATCATTCGGACCAGCCTGGTGCAGTTCTCGTACCGCAGCCATTGGTGGAAGATAATTATGGTACATGGGTTCAATCCATGACAATGGCCTTAACGGTCAAGAACAAACTTGGACTTGTTGATGGCACAATCAAGAAACCAAGTGAGGACAAACACGAAGAGTTGCAACAATGGAATCGATGCAACAATTTAGTCAAGACATGGTTATTGGGATCGATGTCCAAGGAAATTTCAGGCAGTGTTATCCATTGTAAGGATGCTCGTCAAATGTGGCTTGACTTGCAAGAAAGATTTTCTCATGTGAATATCGTACAACTTTTCCATTTAGAGAATGAAATCCACGATTGTGTGCAAGGAACCATGACCGTGAGTTCTTATTTCACCAAACTGAAAAGTCTTTGGGATGAACGGGATGTCCTATGCTCAATCCCCGCTTGTAGTTGTGAAACGAAGAAGGAGATTGCTTGTTACGTGGAGACTCAGAAAACCATGAAATTCCTCATGGGTTTGAATGACTCGTATGCCACTGTTCGTAGCAATACCCTTCTACTCGAGCCACTGCCCACGGTGAACAAAGCTTATTCCTTGGTTCTTCGTCATGAACGTCAACTAGAAGTCTCTAATGGGAAAGGCACTGCCCAACCAGAGGCAGCAGTGTTTGCCGTGAAAACTACAAATCGGGAAGCCGAGTCTGAAGATCATGGGAATCGATGTTTGAAGTGCAACAAAACAAACCACACCACCAAAAATTGTCGGGCGCATCTCAAGTGCACATTTTGTGGATGGAAGGGTCACACCTTTGATTTTTGTCGTAAACGAAAGGCGGCTGCTGAGGTTGAACAAGGTCGTCCTTCCAAAGGCAACCAAGTCATGACAAATGCCAAAAGAGACGTGCTGCCAAACTTCCCTTTTTCCCAAGAGGATTGTAAGCAGATTCTACAATTGTTAAACAAGAGCAAATCCTCCTCTTTCGTCAACCAAGTGGGTAATTCTTCAAACTCTGAAGAACTTTCAG GACCTACGCTCGGGGAAGATGACTGGGATGGGATTTGA
- the LOC137720840 gene encoding probable E3 ubiquitin-protein ligase RHC2A, which yields MSAATPSYWCYSCRRFVRVFNDADISTASALSSSVVCSDCESGFVEEIDNPTSSGNVDSRRGRRFSAAAMYMIGANNRSVSRPDHTASVPSAPRRVRRNNGDRSPFNPVIVLRGTTAEGAVTTEEGRGYELFYDDGSGSGLRSLPTSMSEFLLGSGFDRLLEQLSQFEINGMGRCEQRPASKSAIESMPTIKLDEAHITAEHHCAVCKEPFEVNTEAQEMPCKHIYHSDCIQPWLALRNSCPVCRHELPADSTPDTGQGRGQEEDENAGLTIWRLPGGGFAVGRFSGGRRGAERELPVVYTEMDGGFSGGGAARRISWSRNGRRGRQSGGLRRFFMNLFGCFSGGVSSSVSSSSGSEMRVGTPTPPPSTGRRRVRFMELEPTETSTPRGRRTWSTEVNSGIVRW from the coding sequence ATGTCCGCGGCGACTCCGTCTTACTGGTGCTACAGTTGTAGGCGCTTCGTTAGGGTTTTCAACGACGCCGACATCTCCACCGCCTCCGCCCTATCCTCCTCAGTGGTGTGCTCGGACTGCGAGAGTGGCTTTGTTGAGGAGATCGACAACCCGACCTCCTCCGGAAACGTGGACTCGCGCCGCGGCAGGAGGTTTTCAGCTGCCGCGATGTACATGATTGGAGCCAACAACCGCTCGGTTTCCCGTCCGGATCATACCGCTTCTGTTCCGTCCGCCCCCCGAAGAGTTAGACGAAACAACGGCGACCGCTCGCCGTTCAATCCGGTAATCGTCCTCCGCGGAACAACGGCCGAAGGAGCCGTCACCACCGAGGAAGGCCGCGGATATGAGCTCTTTTACGACGACGGTAGCGGCTCGGGGCTTCGATCCTTGCCTACAAGCATGTCCGAGTTTCTACTCGGGTCTGGGTTCGACCGCCTACTCGAACAGCTATCGCAGTTCGAAATCAATGGAATGGGGCGATGCGAGCAGAGACCGGCCTCGAAGTCGGCGATTGAGTCAATGCCGACGATCAAGCTCGATGAGGCTCACATAACGGCGGAGCATCACTGCGCCGTTTGTAAAGAACCGTTCGAAGTTAACACCGAAGCTCAGGAAATGCCCTGCAAGCATATATACCACTCCGATTGTATACAGCCGTGGCTTGCGCTCCGGAATTCATGTCCGGTATGCAGGCACGAGCTACCGGCCGATTCGACGCCCGATACGGGTCAGGGTCGAGGTCAGGAGGAGGACGAAAACGCGGGTCTGACAATCTGGAGGCTGCCAGGCGGCGGATTCGCGGTGGGAAGATTTAGCGGGGGGAGAAGAGGCGCTGAGAGAGAGCTGCCGGTAGTGTATACGGAGATGGACGGCGGGTTTAGCGGCGGCGGAGCTGCGAGGAGGATTTCGTGGTCAAGAAATGGACGAAGAGGGAGACAGAGCGGTGGGTTGAGGAGATTTTTCATGAATCTGTTTGGCTGTTTCAGCGGGGGTGTGTCGTCGTCGGTGAGTTCGAGTTCGGGTTCGGAGATGAGGGTGGGGACGCCGACGCCGCCACCATCGACGGGTCGTAGAAGAGTGAGGTTTATGGAATTGGAACCGACGGAGACGTCGACGCCGAGAGGGCGGAGGACTTGGTCTACGGAGGTGAATAGCGGGATTGTGAGATGGTGA